The DNA region TAATCAGCACACTGATGACAAAGTGCACCTGAATTTCATGGTCATGATGATGCTTCAATAGAGCGAAGACCTGCCCAAACTTTATTGGAAATTCCTTCTTGTCCAACTGAAATGCTGGAAACATTCATAGATTTCTTATCCatattgtcggtacatacggacagaggtacctcctgctagggtgtccagacccttagcgtctcgctGTCGCCCCACAGGAGGGCGCGATGGTGTCaggctccggcgtgtgcgccaagcgcatcgtggtggacgcgcgccaccacatgctcgaccgcctatcctccatcatcgccaaggaACTGCTCAACGGCTAGAAGGCCGTTGTAGCCCACTACGAGGAGATCTACCTCTTCGCGGACCTAACCCGCCAGGAAGTCATCTGACAGATTGTCCACCACACCCTAGTGGACAGAGGGTTTTCCAAGCCCACACCCTTGTCCTCTGGGAGTCGGGGTGTGCGGTCCGGACCTGGcagctgggaccgtggtctccggacctccctccTGAGCTCATATAGATCCGGCGCCCCTCACGTGCCCATGAGGGCAAGGTACTTGGGGatggcctccacaggcccggaccccccagggggtccggcgccgccacgtgtgggagccagacccctatggGCCTGTCTCTCTAGCTGGCCTCGGGGGCCGAACCCCCTATTTcctccgggaaggggtccggtgtcGCCACGTGCCACCAAGGTGGTGACTCCAGGGTcagccctgccacgtgcccgtggcagaaggccctctgcgggacgccagcccaacaactgcattaaatgcgggtTGGTGGGCGGCAcgcgcccaagtcaaagcatggtctgcccaactgacaccacggtaTGCCCGCCTGTTACCAAGACGGCACGTCACTGTGCTCTATGCGCAGGCAGATGGCGTGTAGTCCCATCACGGCGCCACGCGCGTGAGTAATGATGGCCTGCGGCAGGTGTgctgaggcgtgcgctgtaacagtgcgcgcggaggcgacggcgcttCAGGGTCAGCGCATCTTCTACGTCTATCAGAGGGTCCTAACCCAACagtgggtaacactgacagcagtcactGTGCCGGCAAAGCGACACACGGCCATATCTttgctgtagatacgcacatcaacttcccaatagtgaggactacggagaggagctggagatgaagatctccatatatctcgtagaacaggctcctgttggccgggcccacctgtcgggaccccgctcagtgtaagcacctcccttggactataaaagggagggtgcACCCGTTAGAGCACAGGATCCATCTTAGATACACATCTGAACACACGTTCTAAGTTCCTTCCAGGCTTCCATAATCAATACAACatccaagtggacgtagggtattacgttccggcggcccgaactactctaaaatccttgtgtctttcctgtgttcatccgcccatcgatcaagcgctcctaggtctcccccaaactcttccttaactaggattaggcgggtccGCCACCCGGCTGAAGATTTCCTCCGCCACATACCAAAAGTGATTCATAGCACCAAACCAGCTTCATATGCCAGTTAAGCCAGCCCATTGCAGGAGGCTATTCTTAGATATTCATTAAATGCATCCTGCAGTATATTTACATCCTCTGAATAATCACCTCTGCAACCTTCACTTGGGTGTGTAGCAGTAGTGCCCAGCAAAGGTCCAGTACTTATATACACTTTTTTTGAAAGGGGTGTTGCATTTACTCTGTTGTTTTTCTGAAGCTGGTTTTACATCAAATCATGTAGACCATAATGCATTATCAAATGCTTCGGGTTTCCTAGAACATCATTCATGAACCAAGATCTACCCAGAAGTTGTTGATGATTGTTAAGAAGCAGATATCCTTGATTACTTGTGTAACTCATTGCATCAAGACTCAAGGGAACCATCATTTGAGAAGTCAGACTTATTTGACTTCCAATAATTATCCATAAACAACTCTGTGCTGCTACTTTGCCTTCATGAAACTGGAGAATACACAGCAATCATCATTTGCTCATAACTGTTCCTATTGGTAGCAAACCACCAAAATAGATTCAAACAGTCAATTCCCACATCACTAGATCCAAGATTTCATAAATTTCCAATGACAATGGATGCTTTGCTTCCCAAGAAAAGAAGGCATGATATTGTCCCTTCAATTGTAACCAGCTGCAGCCACCATCTTTCTTAAGGCTAGCTCCTTTCATCAGTATCCTCATCTCAGCAGCATCTTTCCATTTACCACAAGATGCATACATGTTCGAGAGTAGCACATAGCCCGCTGTATTATCCTTCTCCAACTCATGAAGTTTCATTGCTGCCCTCTCACCAATCTCCTTGTTGCTGTAAGTGTTGCAAGCACTCAGAAGAGCTGACCATGCACTTGCTTCAAAGTTACTTGGAACCTTCATGAGAAGCTCTTCGGCTTCTGTCAAACGACCAGCTCGAGCTAGGACATCAACCATGCAGGTGTAGTGCTTCTGTTTAGGTGGGATGCCATGTGCTTGCATTGTTTCAAAATAATGTATGGCTTGTTCCACCAAACCACTGTGGGAACAAGCAAATAGAATAGCTAAAAATGTATGCTCATTCGGTGATATTCCATTTGCCATCATATTCTCGAACAACAAAATAGACTCTTCTGCAAATCCATTTTCTGCAAGTCCCTGAACCATGGCAGTCCAAGTGATACTATTTTTTTCAGGCATTTTATAAAATATCTTCTTGGAGCTGTCCAAATCCCCTGACTTGGCATACATGTCACTGAGTGCAGTCCCCATAAAGATGTTATCTTCGATTCCAAGCTTGACAATCTTAGCATGAACCATCTTGCCCATCTCTAAAGAGCACAAGTTTGCGCATGCAAGAAGAACACTTGACAGGGTAATTTCTCCTGGAATCTGCCCTGAAGCCAACATTGCACTGAAAGATTTTAGTGCATCAACAAATCGTCGATTTTCTGCATAACCAGAAATCATTGTGTTCCATGAAGCTGCGTTCCTTGCAGGCATCTTCTTGAAGAGCTCATCTGCCTCCATCATTTTGCCATTCCAACTATAACCTGAAATAAGAGAGTTCCAGCATACTATGTTCTTTTGTGGGAGGGAATCAAATATCCTTTGAGCATCTGTGCACTGCTTGCATTTGCAGTACATGTCAATCAAAGAGCTAGATACAAACAAATTGCTGGTAGAACCCATCTTCAGGGCATTGGCATGGATCTTAGTTCCTCCTCTTAAGTCTTGAAGGGTAGCACAAGCACTTAGCACACTAGAGAAGCATGAAATGTTTGGCCTACAACTGTCAGCAAGCATTTGACTGTAAAGCCTTACTGCTTCTGCAGCATCACCTTTCTGCTCATGCCTTGCAATCAAAGTACCCCACGAGACCTCATTTCTCTCAGGCATTGCATCAAGGACCCGTCGAGCTCCCTCGAGGTCACCCAACTCAGCGTACACATCAAGTAATGCAGTCCATGAGACAACATCCCTCACCTGCATCTCATCAAACACCCTGTGTGCTGCAGCTGCATCTCCCATTCTTAGATACAGAGTGATCAAAGAATTGTGTACCTCAATACTCTTCTCAAACAAGTTCCATTTGATTGCCAATCCCACCACACCCATGGCCAGATCAAATTCACATGCACCCACACAAGCCTTGATCACACAAATCAGTGTAACCACATTAGGTCTCACACTGCAGCTTAGCATCTTGCGAAACACATGGAGTGCATCTTTGTAGAGTTCATTGCGTACAAACCCAGAAATCATAGCGGTGAAGAAGGCGACTGAGTGGAGCGGGCACCGCTCATACAGCTCAACCGCATCGCTCACAGACCCACGCTTCATGAGCGCGTCCACCATGGTTGTGTACGACACGACGCTCCGCTCGGGCATTCCGTCGAACAGCCTGCGAGCAGAGGCGATGTCCCCGGCCTTTACGTGCTCCGACACCATGAAGTCGTACACGAAGGAGGAGGCCGCACCGGAGGCAACGCAGTCATCGAAGGCCCGGTCGCGATCCGCGGAGCGGGCGAATGCGGCGTAGCCAGTGAGGAGGTTCGACGCGACGGAGCAGTCGGCGCCGAGGCCGGAGCGGAGGGCGTGCGCATGCAACGAGAGGACGAGCGGCAGGGTGGAGGAGACTGAGGAAGAAGGTCGGTTGCTGGCTGCGGCGGCGGTATGACGGC from Panicum hallii strain FIL2 chromosome 9, PHallii_v3.1, whole genome shotgun sequence includes:
- the LOC112878349 gene encoding pentatricopeptide repeat-containing protein At2g13600-like — translated: MRAAARVRRPRPQRPLPEPATPSISPAARAKTKETPAPLTLPLKALKFRLANGPPLASTAKALKSYAETCTSLLRLCRHTAAAASNRPSSSVSSTLPLVLSLHAHALRSGLGADCSVASNLLTGYAAFARSADRDRAFDDCVASGAASSFVYDFMVSEHVKAGDIASARRLFDGMPERSVVSYTTMVDALMKRGSVSDAVELYERCPLHSVAFFTAMISGFVRNELYKDALHVFRKMLSCSVRPNVVTLICVIKACVGACEFDLAMGVVGLAIKWNLFEKSIEVHNSLITLYLRMGDAAAAHRVFDEMQVRDVVSWTALLDVYAELGDLEGARRVLDAMPERNEVSWGTLIARHEQKGDAAEAVRLYSQMLADSCRPNISCFSSVLSACATLQDLRGGTKIHANALKMGSTSNLFVSSSLIDMYCKCKQCTDAQRIFDSLPQKNIVCWNSLISGYSWNGKMMEADELFKKMPARNAASWNTMISGYAENRRFVDALKSFSAMLASGQIPGEITLSSVLLACANLCSLEMGKMVHAKIVKLGIEDNIFMGTALSDMYAKSGDLDSSKKIFYKMPEKNSITWTAMVQGLAENGFAEESILLFENMMANGISPNEHTFLAILFACSHSGLVEQAIHYFETMQAHGIPPKQKHYTCMVDVLARAGRLTEAEELLMKVPSNFEASAWSALLSACNTYSNKEIGERAAMKLHELEKDNTAGYVLLSNMYASCGKWKDAAEMRILMKGASLKKDGGCSWLQLKGQYHAFFSWEAKHPLSLEIYEILDLVMWELTV